The proteins below come from a single Papaver somniferum cultivar HN1 chromosome 11, ASM357369v1, whole genome shotgun sequence genomic window:
- the LOC113320223 gene encoding uncharacterized protein LOC113320223 yields MDRRKILRKKVAAEGANDIDRLQLMNRRKSLRKKVAVEGANDIDSSYIHPQKFRDKSATVINHSSLLLLAEVRDLLSVDEQAIFKGTAIGHLLSVPDDSKFSGTIVHFLLSREIQLDDKPDEMHFKVGGKVLHFGKREFSLITGLSFKKSGKDFISSLNPSALMKKHFPYQDRVSASEVKALLSKNNSACPSLDRVKLALLLVVHNFLMSRQYRQAINISYWHLVDDLEEFNKYPWGEVTFPRITKFRLPLIYQANKENSGAGGEPSYTVVGIAHALVVWALAIMPGLLNLCGRKIESRSWQPHMLCVLCTKSPFYPSLIQILGVNDVHVCSDMMWQKGDGNQLIMLGLGEGTPESSSSIQTEKERHEHHVEESSLRDSFHEKEDSNQGHEVPELAPEFLSKKRKISTEESRPGEEKRISNYEPEHLPSSEHVTIPAVPILQTDWESSPDRDAARCLVDLASASLSKKRKISAEESLPCEGNGICNYESEHMASSEPIRPANRILQESVAKENENDVLDSSGKDSRGKDVSKENILSCSEAKTTGNMSSSSGAETTGAESLEVGELVEGPADATTNISSFKGLPTTDSTLLNILTSIDVIPYPPGFTRTAAQERVEGFEYVDNIKIPEDLLKVISAMEYVRGSELSEALLERWEGFIKDAETLEFNIKWLREGLNRLKNHWRSSFGIDREVESHAEVLDAMQAKYDCLTTREGELNAELSEVKIQKRKAEATISSERKAIQENLSQKIKLQKECVAGIVLS; encoded by the exons ATGGATCGAAGGAAAATCCTTCGTAAGAAAGTGGCAGCTGAAGGTGCTAATGACATTGACAG ACTCCAACTTATGAATCGAAGGAAAAGCCTTCGCAAAAAAGTGGCAGTTGAAGGTGCTAATGACATTGACAG CAGTTATATTCACCCTCAGAAGTTTAGGGATAAAAGTGCGACAGTAATAAATCACTCAAGCTTGCTGCTACTAGCCGAAGTACGGGACCTGCTGTCTGTTGATGAGCAAGCCATATTTAAGGGTACAGCAATTGGCCATCTACTTTCAGTGCCGGATGATTCCAAGTTTAGCGGCACCATAGTGCATTTCTTACTTTCGAGGGAGATTCAATTGGATGATAAACCAGATGAAATGCACTTTAAGGTTGGTGGAAAAGTATTGCATTTTGGCAAGAGAGAATTTTCTTTGATTACAGGGCTTAGTTTCAAAAAATCCGGGAAAGATTTTATATCGTCCCTCAATCCTTCAGCCCTGATGAAGAAGCATTTCCCCTACCAAGATCGTGTAAGTGCATCAGAAGTGAAGGCTCTCCTCTCCAAAAACAATTCTGCTTGCCCTTCTCTAGACAGGGTGAAGTTGGCATTACTTTTGGTTGTACACAATTTCCTAATGAGCCGTCAATATAGACAAGCCATAAACATTAGTTATTGGCATTTAGTTGACGACTTGGAGGAATTTAACAAGTACCCTTGGGGTGAAGTAACATTTCCTAGGATTACGAAATTTAGATTACCACTAATTTATCAAGCCAACAAAGAGAACAGTGGTGCTGGTGGGGAACCGAGTTATACGGTGGTTGGAATTGCACATGCCTTGGTG gtttggGCTCTCGCTATCATGCCTGGGCTGCTTAATCTGTGTGGACGAAAGATAGAGAGTAGAAGCTGGCAGCCTCATATGCTTTGTGTATTATGCACGAAATCTCCTTTCTACCCCTCTCTTATTCAAATATTGGGCGTGAATGAT GTTCATGTCTGTTCAGATATGATGTGGCAAAAGGGTGATGGTAATCAGTTAATAATGCTTGGGTTAGGAGAAGGTACCCCCGAG TCAAGTTCTTCTATCCAGACAGAGAAAGAAAGACATGAACACCATGTGGAAGAATCGTCTCTGAGGGACTCTTTCCATGAGAAGGAAGACAGTAATCAAGGCCATGAAGTCCCAGAACTG GCTCCCGAGTTTCTTTccaaaaagagaaagataagtacaGAAGAGTCTCGCCCTGGTGAAGAAAAGAGAATTAGTAATTATGAACCTGAACATCTTCCTTCATCAGAACATGTAACTATACCTGCCGTCCCTATCCTCCAGACAGATTGGGAGTCGTCTCCAGATAGAGATGCGGCTCGCTGTTTGGTGGATCTG GCTTCTGCCTCGCTGTCCAAAAAGAGAAAGATCAGTGCGGAAGAATCTCTCCCTTGTGAAGGAAATGGCATTTGTAATTATGAATCTGAACATATGGCTTCATCAGAACCTATAAGGCCTGCCAACCGCATCCTCCAGGAATCCGTGGCAAAAGAGAATGAGAATGATGTACTCGACAGTAGTGGGAAGGACTCGCGTGGCAAGGATGTATCCAaagaaaatatattatcttgCTCTGAAGCGAAAACTACAGGGAATATGTCATCTTCTTCTGGAGCAGAAACTACGGGAGCTGAATCACTTGAAGTGGGTGAGCTTGTTGAGGGGCCTGCGGATGCTACAACGAATATATCCTCCTTTAAGGGCCTACCGACTACCGATTCCACCTTGTTGAATATTTTGACTTCGATAGATGTCATTCCTTACCCCCCAGGATTTACAAGGACTGCAGCTCAAGAGAGAGTGGAAGGGTTTGAATATGTGGACAACATCAAGATCCCAGAAGA TTTATTGAAGGTCATCTCGGCAATGGAATATGTGCGTGGTTCAGAATTGAGCGAAGCTTTGCTGGAGAGATGGGAAGGATTCATCAAAGACGCCGAGACCTTGGAATTCAATATTAAGTGGCTTCGTGAAGGACTCAATCGACTTAAGAACCATTGGAGGTCTTCATTTGGGATAGATAGAGAAGTTGAAAGCCATGCAGAAGTATTAGATGCAATGCAGGCCAAATATGATTGCCTAACGACAAGAGAAGGCGAGCTTAATGCTGAACTTTCAGAGGTAAAAATTcagaaaaggaaagctgaagcgACGATTTCATCTGAGCGAAAAGCTATTCAAGAAAACCTGAGTCAGAAAATCAAATTACAGAAAGAATGTGTTGCAGGAATAGTGCTTAGTTGA